Part of the Lolium rigidum isolate FL_2022 chromosome 6, APGP_CSIRO_Lrig_0.1, whole genome shotgun sequence genome, ctattgtttctgatcgtgatactaagtttcttagccacttttggagatgtttatgggctaagttggggactaaattgctgtttagtactacatgtcatccccaaactgatggacaaactgaagtagtaaatagaacattgtctactatgctgcgggctgttttgaagaagaacttaaaattgtgggaagaatgtttacctcatattgaatttgcttacaatcgttcgctgcattctaccactaagatgtgcccttttgagattgtgtatggttttgttccacgtgcacctattgatttattgcctttaccatcttcggtgcaaaatgatttggatgctacacaacgtgctgaattgatattaaaattgcatgagactactaaagacaacatagaccAAATGAACGCTAAGTATAGAATTGCTGGGGATcgaggaagaaaacatgttgtgtttgatgttggtgatcttgtttggttgcatttgcgcaaagatcattttcctgcattgcgcaagtcCAAGCCAATGCCacgtgccgctggtccttttaaggtgttagagaaaataaatgataatgcatataaacttgagcttcctgcagaattgggtccggttagtcctacatttaacattgcagatttgaagccttactttggtgaagaagatgagctttcgtcgaggacgacttcaattcaagaagggggcatgatgaggacatcccatctattgatacaaccgctgtacctacagccacacaaatacaaggaccaatcgctcgagctcgtgccaaacaacttaactatcatgtactttcgtttcttggaactattcctcatatacatgagaatatgatgctgcctaaatcagatatgtttgttactcttaggaatgatggacctagcatggatgaggaggacaagcattggagcatgatcacccatggaggagatggcagcaagcatttgaggattgaagatgacgccgcaagtggagatttcagaactttgaagccaccataagaagagatgaagacatggatgaaatatagagtttcccacttcataatttcgtccatagcatgttatggtgctgcgtcacctttagttttgggccaggcccatgtcattttcgcaggaattaagtcagccactttttagagtctgtattgaagggggaaggccttctagggtttggttcggccaccacatgtatggctggccgaaaccccaccttttcctcctttaaatacccccatagccgtcacgtttagactcggattttgattagattaaaagttagccatcgctgcaactctcgtgtacttcttttgaggccaacgcccagaacaagaccgactattcggaatcacaccttttcaataaagctttcatctatattcgcaatattctgattgcatctttagttcttacttgttctcgatttcaggtaggaattaagatcctcgctggtcaggctgatcgtgcatccgcaagatcagtaactcccggagattgtcctagcgattgcattggcgcacgagctttgcacgtgtagtcggatcgtgaaGCACAAAATTCACCAACAAATCgaggctatcatactctcatcgaaagatcggccacctttgccctatcaacgggcgcggggaaagaaatgggaagcaatggcacgggcgcggggctggctcgggctcccattttgcaacggtcacctgggtaagctgtgggtacggcgcgctaacgtggacaagttgtgggtcccacgatgatctggataagtggagacgtgtccactgtggGGCACCAACAacagccccacttgccagcaccaaccaacgtcaactaaacgggaatcctccttccgagctccttctgcgggtttcagacaagggattgggaaaaactgaggaaaaactaaggagctggggaaaactgagtacaactaaggatccgagggcacgaaaatagaaatcccttatttcTATGGATGGATACGGCGGTGTATGTGTGTGTATGGATGTGATACATTTTGTCGATGTACGGATATGGATATGTCGGTGTATGATGACATCTTGTCTATGTATGTGTGATTTTATATGATGGCCACGCTTATATTTGATATGCTCAATGTCTATATGTGATTTTATATGATCCGGGAGCCTATATAGCCACTGCttttaaaacagaaaaaggaaaacaacaaagaaaagaaaaaacctgggagctatgccgagggtttaACCTTTAACACAGTCGCGCCGGGAGCACCAGAAGTTGACACGTGGATCTATGCTGCTGACGGTTTAACCGTCAACTTAGATCTGGCAGGCGGGATGGCGGCTGGGAGTGCCAGCGAGCGACGCGTGGCAGAGCTATGCCGACGGTCCCTGGCTTGGGCGGGCGTAGGTGGGCTCCCAGCGGCTGGCATGTAGCAGGGTATATCGACGGTGATCACCGTTGGCATAGCTCCTGCGCCATTAGATGGCCTCCGTTAACGCAGGCGTGGCCGTCGGCCATGAACCCTCGTTGGTTCATCGACCTCTGCCGACGGTGATCCTACGCCGACGGGGTGCCGGCGAGCAGCATTGCCGACGATGCCACGCTGAGGgtcaccgtcggcgtagccctacgCCGACGGTTTTCGGGGCTACGCCGACGGTTTTCGGGGCTACGCCGATGGCAATCACCATCGGCACGCGATCATTTTCCTGTAGTGTGGGTCATACTTCTTCAAAAAGTGGGAAACGTACTTTAGCAATAGTTTCTTTATTTTAGAGAAAATACTGGTATTTGCATATCAGTGGTCTAATTaagtcatgttctgcatgttcaaATCCACAATTGGATTGTTGTTGAATTTTACGTAAGAGAACACGATGAGTACTTCAACCTTCTAAGGGCATACAGTTACACATGCCCTAACGAGACACTTAACATTCTGATGCTACAATCATATAGTTCTGATCATTTCCACAAGAGAGATTAGCAATACGTAACCAGCCTAACTGTTAGCTGCCATGCCATGGTCTCACTCACACCCTTTGTGCCTCCTCAAAATTCAGTTATTTCTGTTACGCATCAGATGCATGAGTGCATGACTCCTGCTTCCTAAGTCTCCTTTGAAACCACGAGTGAGATACTGAGAAAAGTTTTGCAGCTCACTGCACCAATGGCGACTCTTTCTCTCCATATGGTACACCCTCAGGTCTCTCTTTGGCGACAAGCGCAGCGATGGCAGCATGGTTCATTCAGCTGCCAGTTCAGGCATCCCGGAAGACTGCAAGCGAGCTACAGGGGGCTTGAGGCCATGCATGATGATGGGTATGGGACAGTCAAGGACCTGGACTACTACTACCACGCACTTGGGGAGCTGGTGGAGCATGACAGTGGGCCGCCCCGATGGTTCTGCCCCGTCGATGCTGGCTCGTCGGTCGAGGATGCTCCACTCATGCTGTATTTGCCGGGTAAATATGAATACAACTGCTTATGTCCGTGCCTTTGCACCTTCCCAGTGATTTGGTGATGCCCAGATGGCTAGGCTAACTCAGCTGCTGATTTGGGGTTAAATCTTTTCAGGGGTAGATGGAATGGGGATGGGGCTCTGTATGCACCATAAGGCTCTTGGAAGGTGAGATATAAAAATAAGTTTCCATGGAAAAATTGTTACAGTCAGATTAATAAGACAAAACAAACCTGGTGTGTACTTATGATACTTTGAATAATGGTATATACTTGCTTTTTAGGATATTTGAACTTAGATGCATGCACATTCCTTTTCATGACCGCACGCCATTCGAAGGTATCAGATACCTGTGTATTAATCTGGTTAATTTATCTCTCAAAGAATTTTTCATCTGAACATAACTTGTGTTCTAACCTAAAGATTCAGAGTGAAAATACATCAAGTTATTCAGTTCTAAAGATTAGTTGTATAGTTTTAGCTGCTTTCCTTTTTCAGAACTTGTCACTATGGTAGAAGATGTTGTTAGAGCAGAACATTCCATTTCTCCTAATAAGCCCATCTATCTATTGGGGAATTCGTTTGGGGGATGCTTAGCTCTAGCAGTTGCTGCCCGGCATCCCCGTATTAATTTGATACTGGTACTAGTCAATCCAGGTATGCCAGAAAATTTGATGCTATGTTTTGTGAACCTTCCTATTTATGAAATAGTTCTGATAACTTTGTTTTATCTCTATTTTCCTCCTGGAAAAGCTACATCATATGAGAGGTCAGACATAAAAACCCTTCTGTCGGTTTTCAGCCCGTTGTCGGACCGCGCCTGCATTGCAATTACAGCTCTACTGAATTACAACATCGGTACGTACCTTGTAGGTTGCAGCGCCGAAAATAGAAAAGGGAACATGAAAATTGCTTGGTAATTAGGATATAACGGTTTGTTATAAGTCAATATTTGTTCATTTAAGTTTGTTGTATTTTCTGCTTCTATTCGATCATGAGACCAGACAATGAAGTGAACATGGCACTCAGTAGAATGAAAAGTGGCAAGCATCCTTTAGAAGCACTCAGCAGATTGACAAATAACTTGTCATCGTCCCTGAAGCATTCGGTCTGTACCATCGTCTTCTTTGAATCTTGTTTTTATGTGTTTAATTTGTTCAAGGAAGAAATTAATATGGATATGCATTCTTTTTTCCTATAATCTATATTTTTCATGTTTCTCTTGGTTTGTAAAAAAGGTTTGTCCAAATATGGGCATTTAATTTTTGCTTTCAAGGAAAATGTGTGCCTTTAATTGTAGAACATACTGGACAAACTACCAGAAGACACACTAAGATGGAAAATGAATCTGATCAAACGGGCTGCTTCATATGCTAATTGCCGTGTACAATCAGTTACAGCTGAGGTACTACTACTAGCCAGGTTTGTGGCCTTAAGCAACTCAGTTCTCTATTTCCAATTCTCGTTAGCTTGCAGATCTTGCTTTGTGGTAAAACAGTGGGAGAGATTCCCATTGCAGCTCATAGTAATACGTCATAAAAGGTACATGGATAATTACAAGAAGGTTTTAGGAAAACTgaataaattaaaattgttcagcTAGCCAGTCTTTGATTTATTTTTAGCATATTTATGTTTAATTTTGTGGCCAACTAAGACTAGCTCTTGCAAATAGATGGCCTTAAACTTTTGTTGTTCTTGACAATCCAATACTCCATGATGCCAAAATAAGCATCTACATGAAGAAAGGAATAATCAGCTTCTGCTTGATGTCCTCAAAAGTTTCAAGACCAAATAATTACCTTGTCCTCTGAGGATAGATATAATCCCAACAATTTGCAGCAAAAGGACAATCCCATAAAATATGAACTGGTGTTTCCACCTGATGGCAACTCAAAGTTGCACAATTATAACTGCAAAGCTGAAAACTTTTTATTTGAAGAAGATTTCTAGTGTTTATCTGTCATGCCAGAGTAGCCAAGAAAAACTCCTAGTGTTTAGGTTGACATGAAAATTCCACTGCAAGATTTTgctattttcttgtatgaatgcaTAATTTTAACAAATTTTTATCATGACTGAAGTTCTTTTCTATGCTTGCACTCAGCGGCGCCGACAGGTTACTTCCAAGCAAATCTGAAGCCGACAGGCTACAGAAGAAACTACCTAAATGCAAAGTTTTCTTCTTTGAGAACCATGGGCACAGCTTACTGTTGGTGAGTTCTAGACTTCTACTAACTTTAGCAGACTGTATCAGATTCCAGAGTATTTTATGAACTGAAAGCAACAAGTGGTACAACTCAAGGGACAGTGCTGATGATACTGATCCC contains:
- the LOC124659524 gene encoding phytyl ester synthase 1, chloroplastic-like, which gives rise to MATLSLHMVHPQVSLWRQAQRWQHGSFSCQFRHPGRLQASYRGLEAMHDDGYGTVKDLDYYYHALGELVEHDSGPPRWFCPVDAGSSVEDAPLMLYLPGVDGMGMGLCMHHKALGRIFELRCMHIPFHDRTPFEELVTMVEDVVRAEHSISPNKPIYLLGNSFGGCLALAVAARHPRINLILVLVNPGMPENLMLCFVNLPIYEIVLITLFYLYFPPGKATSYERSDIKTLLSVFSPLSDRACIAITALLNYNIDNEVNMALSRMKSGKHPLEALSRLTNNLSSSLKHSVCTIVFFESCFYNILDKLPEDTLRWKMNLIKRAASYANCRVQSVTAEVLLLASGADRLLPSKSEADRLQKKLPKCKVFFFENHGHSLLLEHGVHVSSIIKCAGLYRHSSRYHRVFDYIPPSTTELREVDKASSDLTFRTSPAMFSTMEDGTVVRGLAGVPDDGPVLLVGNHMLLGIELISLAAEFMRQKKAVVRGIAHPLLFPNKARTWSEGHDFFDFLILWGGVPMTYKYIYELLAAGEFVLLYPGGYREALHCKGEEHRIFWPDRTEFVRMAAQFNATIVPFGVVGEDDLLNLLCTFDDIRSAPFGKEIMRAYSNHLKLRDADHEVIFPGVYLKIPGRFYYRFGKPIPTKGRQDVLTDRHAAARLYTHVKSEVEGIISYLLEKREEDKYRKLFPRLLYKAARGANTEVPAFDP